The Apium graveolens cultivar Ventura chromosome 11, ASM990537v1, whole genome shotgun sequence genome has a window encoding:
- the LOC141695999 gene encoding glucose and ribitol dehydrogenase-like, producing the protein MFSRFVCVSRVLAICKPNLSKRYSFPAIRTSFSTSSANLRYKLFVRGMASQFPPQKQEAQPGKEHVMDPNPQATSHHYHPANKLQGKVALVTGGDSGIGRSVCHCFALEGATVAFTYVKGQEDKDAKDTLDMIRKAKRSDARDPIAVPTDLGFDENCKKVVDEVVKAFGRIDILVNNAAEQYKASSVEEIDEDRLLRVFRTNIFSYFFLTRHALKHMKGGSCIINTTSVNAYKGNAKLLDYTSTKGAIVAFTRGLALQLVEKGIRVNGVAPGPIWTPLIPASFDEEESAKFGSQTPMKRAGQPIEVATAYVFLASNADSSYYTGQVLHPNGGSIVNA; encoded by the exons ATGTTTTCTCGATTTGTTTGTGTTTCAAGAGTCTTAGCAATTTGTAAGCCAAATCTTAGCAAGAGGTATAGCTTTCCGGCAATCAGGACAAGTTTTTCGACAAGCAGTGCAAATTTGCGGTACAAGTTATTTGTGAGAGGAATGGCTTCCCAGTTTCCTCCTCAGAAACAGGAGGCTCAGCCAGGGAAAGAGCATGTGATGGACCCTAACCCTCAGGCCACTAGTCACCACTACCACCCTGCTAACAAACTTCAA GGAAAAGTGGCATTAGTTACTGGTGGTGATTCAGGAATAGGAAGATCAGTATGCCATTGTTTTGCGCTAGAAGGTGCCACTGTGGCCTTCACTTATGTTAAGGGTCAGGAGGACAAGGATGCTAAGGACACCCTGGATATGATAAGGAAGGCTAAGAGGTCCGATGCCAGAGATCCGATTGCGGTGCCGACTGACTTGGGGTTTGATGAGAATTGCAAGAAAGTTGTGGATGAAGTTGTCAAAGCATTTGGCAGAATTGATATTCTTGTTAATAATGCGGCTGAGCAGTACAAGGCATCGTCAGTTGAGGAGATTGATGAAGACAGGCTGCTAAGGGTGTTCAGGACTAATATATTTTCCTACTTCTTTCTCACTAG GCATGCATTGAAGCATATGAAGGGAGGGAGTTGCATAATCAACACAACATCGGTGAATGCGTACAAGGGCAATGCAAAGCTCCTTGACTACACATCTACCAAAGGCGCAATAGTAGCGTTCACCAGAGGGCTTGCACTGCAGCTGGTGGAGAAAGGCATTCGTGTTAATGGCGTCGCCCCGGGACCGATCTGGACACCATTGATTCCAGCATCATTTGACGAGGAAGAAAGTGCGAAATTTGGGAGTCAAACACCAATGAAAAGGGCAGGTCAGCCAATTGAAGTTGCCACGGCCTATGTTTTCCTTGCTTCTAATGCTGATTCCTCATATTACACTGGACAAGTTCTTCATCCAAATG GTGGTTCAATTGTTAATGCTTAA